One Littorina saxatilis isolate snail1 linkage group LG14, US_GU_Lsax_2.0, whole genome shotgun sequence genomic region harbors:
- the LOC138947206 gene encoding uncharacterized protein, with the protein MADTIQSQSPGKLFRCGVCSCDFPTLNACIAHMKHHATETLMHPKPDPPPPASTLQLQTTSMASPERKSVISALNPARPSPLQSPVNVFSPSHLRQKSLIAVQNPVGSAGGVPAPPDTSYAGTVGSVEVKGPSQSQIRNLSHLLQTPVAAQQNIACVQQNTTAGQQSCTATQQDGAAAEQYRNAVDALQRAAAKVTKSVLDKLISNGEPPVSAITCPGDGKLMPKSSAAAVSSAQGRPASNVSLLLNPSSAANYAASTNTANVPKPPTITVNKKNYKLVPFPAAAIKGAVSKDPSAITTDTAAATQTPVISKTSSSTNVGVAAAVNGTQLHNTAPSSQDSSMVTVAAMQTPTIPVTQNVKESATAPYSITQVEAKSGESVAATPTSTSSSPTQTSERKAILVHSHIFETVPVVKPGSVPKPEVADTTPSIYPIIEDISTESETANEGESEDVSHVAGMQVKQEVSINENGERKVITLPEVKLKRWASLAREKPHECPEPGCGARYRFISSLSIHKKRHSGERPYECKLCQKRFWHPTNLRVHQRTHSGVRRYECGECGHGFNQLHDLRIHMTIHTGELPLKCPVEDCSRAFRDPSCYRRHMSRHAGVQPHLACDKCEARFYHHSALNRHYRKHTGEKDYVCDVCGAAFARADTLKLHQRSHSGQKPYSCSACHLQFADRSYCRRHTAKHPPEDNAVILANLAPSPMIKQEQPSHENGYEENHSSGGIKPDGNARPRKRGSTIVPVQIPNPPGSDVPYASIEIEIPESDLQDGESGDVMYQYGDMLITISRAAVDTEKDVAEVDSVADLLQEETPMEAAPAPFFETEHKYSRAMDTRVLQNKHSAAGGTTTSQVSEHSSAVMTHPQPLSEYNEIVSAVLESGFIESKVKDEATTVSTKKQKSPRVGERRWPCKDCNASFFHQAELKRHRTKHTGEMPYQCHICFKRVRDPSNLKRHVRTHTGDRPYKCDTCKKKFSQAGHLSAHMRIHTGERPYRCDQCPSRFVEANHLRYHKKMHAGIKDFKCNECELRFIRNAELKRHMKVHSGIRPFQCDQCPSSYFRQDALKLHRVLKHQERRVKPFPCPKCTLSFSKQVYLDRHLEKVKHPVDSVVSQGDKEKESKENSIADGNKKNGGDKSVNSVADTKNSVAVDALCELATGVRSTVVSIEGGSVVTISELVNSSEAKTANSSDPKKGKDSPSPAMVKALARVLTEKRDDAKKSDNPLPMEDGDLSVGLDADEIFVKKVMVEGGTVMGTEARKVQSDQAMEVTDVAGGDNHGLATYHTLGEEGFGSPTVSKMIVVDTSTGETFQVDSVKKKKQAGVEEKGEGKDKEKSSFITVEVPKEVASSSSSQVPRRKSNLRQSDRPISIIRVDNGIISTTSLSTETTTSSPVLAKTQSNPTSSLIVSTAQPTIRQTVSSPETLQAKAPSSGKKPVARHVSRQAFCSGGVSANTQPASNSDSSLASTLQLILTGKVELEKVEPVKQASGARRRGRPAGSKMIKEEPESDGETVGQHPPIGGPIRTRSGRERKIKQKYSA; encoded by the exons ATGGCAGATACCATCCAGTCACAGTCCCCCGGCAAGCTGTTCCGCTGTGGGGTCTGCTCATGTGATTTCCCCACCCTCAATGCATGCATTGCTCACATGAAGCATCACGCCACAGAAACGCTCATGCACCCAAAGCCAGATCCACCTCCTCCTGCGAGCACCTTGCAGCTGCAGACGACATCCATGGCTTCTCCAGAGAGAAAGAGCGTGATCAGTGCACTGAATCCAGCAAGGCCTTCCCCTTTGCAGAGCCCGGTGAATGTTTTCAGTCCATCCCACTTGAGACAAAAGTCTCTGATTGCTGTACAGAACCCTGTAGGCTCTGCTGGGGGCGTGCCTGCTCCCCCAGACACAAGTTATGCAGGCACTGTTGGTTCGGTAGAAGTGAAAGGCCCAAGTCAAAGTCAAATACGAAACCTATCGCATCTCCTTCAAACACCTGTGGCTGCCCAGCAGAACATTGCATGTGTGCAGCAGAATACTACAGCTGGGCAGCAAAGTTGCACAGCTACACAGCAAGATGGTGCAGCTGCGGAGCAGTATCGTAACGCTGTTGATGCTTTGCAAAGAGCTGCTGCCAAGGTGACAAAGTCTGTTCTGGACAAATTAATCTCTAATGGTGAACCCCCTGTTTCTGCTATAACTTGCCCTGGGGATGGAAAGCTTATGCCGAAGAGCTCTGCTGCTGCTGTGAGTTCAGCTCAAGGACGACCTGCAAGTAACGTATCGTTACTGTTAAACCCTTCCTCTGCTGCCAATTATGCTGCAAGCACAAACACAGCGAACGTGCCCAAGCCTCCGACCATCACGGTGAACAAGAAGAACTATAAACTGGTCCCCTTTCCTGCTGCAGCCATCAAGGGTGCTGTTTCCAAAGACCCCAGTGCCATCACGACAGATACTGCTGCAGCCACACAAACTCCAGTCATCAGCAAGACATCGTCTTCCACCAACGTCGGTGTTGCTGCTGCAGTGAATGGTACACAGCTTCACAACACAGCTCCGAGTTCCCAAGATTCCAGTATGGTTACTGTAGCTGCTATGCAAACACCTACCATCCCTGTAACTCAAAATGTGAAGGAGTCTGCAACAGCGCCTTATTCTATCACTCAGGTAGAAGCAAAATCAGGTGAGAGTGTTGCTGCCACTCCTACATCCACTTCCAGTTCGCCCACCCAAACGTCGGAGCGGAAAGCCATCCTGGTTCATTCACACATCTTTGAGACTGTTCCTGTGGTGAAACCAGGAAGTGTTCCCAAACCGGAGGTTGCGGACACCACCCCCTCAATATATCCCATCATAGAGGACATCTCAACAGAATCAGAAACGGCTAACGAGGGTGAGAGCGAAGATGTGTCACATGTTGCAGGCATGCAAGTGAAACAGGAAGTGAGCATTAATGAGAATGGCGAACGCAAGGTGATCACGTTGCCTGAGGTGAAGTTGAAGAGGTGGGCTAGCCTGGCCAGAGAGAAGCCGCATGAGTGTCCGGAGCCAGGTTGCGGGGCTCGTTATCGCTTCATCAGCAGCCTGTCCATCCATAAGAAACGACACAGTGGAGAGCGACCATACGA ATGCAAGCTATGCCAGAAGCGATTCTGGCACCCTACCAACCTCCGGGTTCACCAGCGCACACACTCAGGAGTTCGCCGCTACGAATGTGGTGAATGCGGCCACGGCTTCAACCAGCTTCACGATCTTCGCATTCACATGACCATCCACACTGGAGAGCTGCCGCTGAAGTGTCCGGTCGAGGACTGTTCTCGAGCTTTCCGCGACCCTTCCTGCTACCGGCGCCACATGAGTCGGCATGCTGGGGTGCAG CCACATCTTGCTTGCGACAAATGTGAAGCCAGGTTCTACCACCACTCTGCTCTCAACCGACACTACCGCAAGCACACTGGGGAGAAAGACTATGTCTGTGATGTTTGCGGGGCGGCCTTTGCGCGAGCAGATACGCTGAAGCTGCACCAGCGAAGTCACTCGGGCCAGAAGCCTTACTCATGCAGCGCCTGCCACCTGCAGTTTGCCGATCGCTCTTACTGCCGACGACACACCGCAAAGCACCCCCCTGAAGACAACGCAGTGATCCTAGCCAACCTAGCGCCAAGCCCTATGATTAAACAGGAGCAGCCGTCACACGAGAACGGCTATGAAGAAAATCATTCAAGCGGCGGTATAAAACCAGACGGGAATGCCAGGCCCAGGAAGAGAGGGTCCACCATCGTTCCAGTGCAGATTCCGAATCCACCTGGATCCGATGTGCCATACGCCTCCATCGAGATTGAGATCCCTGAGTCGGATCTTCAAGACGGAGAGAGTGGTGACGTCATGTACCAGTATGGAGACATGTTGATTACCATTTCACGTGCTGCAGTGGATACGGAGAAAGATGTGGCAGAAGTGGACTCGGTTGCAGACTTGCTGCAAGAAGAAACCCCCATGGAAGCTGCCCCTGCACCATTCTTTGAGACAGAACACAAGTATTCTCGAGCGATGGATACCAGAGTACTTCAGAATAAACACAGTGCTGCCGGTGGTACTACCACTAGTCAAGTGTCTGAGCATTCTTCTGCAGTGATGACGCATCCCCAGCCACTGAGCGAGTATAATGAGATTGTGTCTGCTGTCTTGGAGTCAGGCTTTATTGAAAGCAAGGTCAAGGATGAAGCTACCACTGTATCCACCAAGAAGCAGAAAAGTCCACGGGTTGGTGAAAGGAG ATGGCCATGCAAGGATTGCAATGCATCGTTTTTCCATCAGGCTGAGTTGAAGCGACATCGCACCAAACACACAGGAGAGATGCCATACCAGTGCCACATCTGCTTCAAGAGAGTCAGGGACCCTAGCAACCTGAAAAGACATGTCCGTACGCACACAG GGGATCGTCCTTACAAGTGCGACACGTGCAAGAAGAAGTTCAGCCAGGCGGGACACCTGTCAGCCCACATGAGGATTCACACAGGAGAGAGACCCTACAGGTGTGACCAATGTCCTTCCAG gtTTGTGGAAGCAAATCACCTCCGTTACCACAAGAAAATGCACGCTGGCATCAAAGACTTCAAGTGCAACGAGTGTGAGTTGCGCTTCATCAGGAATGCGGAACTGAAGCGTCATATGAAAGTTCACAGCGGTATTCGCCCCTTCCAGTGCGACCAGTGTCCGT CCAGCTATTTTCGACAGGATGCCCTGAAGCTGCACCGTGTGTTGAAACACCAGGAGAGGCGGGTGAAGCCTTTCCCGTGTCCAAAGTGCACTCTATCCTTCAGCAAACAGGTGTACCTTGACCGCCATCTGGAGAAAGTCAAACATCCCGTCGACAGTGTGGTGTCACAAGGTGATAAGGAGAAGGAGAGCAAAGAGAACAGCATAGCTGATGGAAACAAGAAGAACGGTGGTGATAAATCAGTAAACAGTGTTGCTGATACAAAGAACAGTGTAGCGGTCGACGCACTCTGTGAGCTTGCCACTGGTGTGAGGTCTACTGTAGTCAGCATCGAAGGTGGTAGTGTTGTGACCATTTCAGAACTGGTGAACAGTTCAGAAGCGAAAACGGCAAACAGTTCCGACCCGAAGAAGGGGAAGGATTCACCCTCTCCTGCCATGGTCAAGGCCTTAGCGAGGGTTTTGACAGAGAAGCGTGATGACGCCAAGAAATCCGACAACCCTTTGCCCATGGAGGATGGAGACCTGTCGGTAGGCTTGGACGCTGACGAGATATTTGTGAAGAAGGTGATGGTGGAAGGGGGCACGGTGATGGGCACAGAAGCCAGGAAGGTTCAGTCAGACCAGGCCATGGAAGTTACCGACGTTGCTGGTGGCGACAACCACGGTTTAGCAACTTATCACACGCTGGGCGAGGAAGGGTTTGGCTCCCCGACGGTGAGCAAAATGATCGTTGTGGACACCTCCACGGGGGAGACGTTTCAGGTGGACTCTGTCAAAAAAAAGAAGCAGGCAGGAGTTgaagagaagggggaggggaaaGATAAGGAAAAATCCAGTTTCATCACAGTAGAAGTTCCCAAGGAAGTAGCAAGCAGCAGCAGCTCACAAGTCCCCAGGCGCAAATCGAATCTGCGACAGTCGGATCGGCCGATCAGCATCATCAGAGTCGACAACGGCATCATCAGTACGACCAGTTTATCCACAGAGACTACCACTTCTTCTCCCGTCCTCGCCAAAACTCAGTCCAACCCAACCTCTTCTTTAATAGTCTCCACAGCGCAACCGACCATCAGACAAACTGTGTCCAGTCCGGAAACTTTGCAGGCAAAAGCACCGTCGAGTGGGAAGAAGCCAGTGGCGAGGCACGTTTCTAGACAGGCTTTTTGCTCAGGAGGAGTAAGTGCAAATACTCAGCCTGCCTCTAACTCTGACTCTAGCTTAGCTTCAACGTTACAGTTGATACTCACTGGCAAAGTTGAACTGGAGAAAGTAGAGCCTGTCAAACAAGCGAGTGGAGCGCGTCGTAGAGGCAGGCCGGCGGGATCGAAGATGATAAAAGAGGAGCCGGAATCAGACGGGGAGACAGTAGGACAGCACCCTCCTATCGGCGGACCGATCAGAACCCGATccggaagagagagaaagattaaGCAAAAGTATTCGGCGTAA